A segment of the Bacteroidota bacterium genome:
ACGGACAAAATATCTACAAGCAAAATATTGCAACCTACAGTCATGACTATGCAAAGTCCGTCCCCGGATATGATACCATGGCGTTCACAAAATTTAAAGAACAAAGCTGGAGATACAACCAAAACTGGGGTCCGGTGATTTCCACCTATAACGGAAAACAGGCTTACAACGGAAAAACCGACCATGATCGCTACTCCCCTACTATCCTGAATGAAAGGGAAAACTACTATCACAAACCTCTGGCCAACCTGAACTGGTATGCCCAGTGGAACAAGAAAGTCAGCCAGTTTACCACTGTTTATTACTCTGGTGGTAAAGGCGGTGGCTCCGGTACGGCAGGATCCCTTTTCAGAAGAGATGCTGACGGAGTCCTGGGAGGAAAAGATTATAAATACTATTATGGACCCAGCCCGTGGTCATGGGATTTCACCGAAACTGTCCTGGCTAACCAAAGCAATGAAGACACCATATGGATCGATAAAAAAGCTATCGTTCGCAAGCAGGGCCAATCCGTTGGTATCCTCAGGAACAGCGTTAACAACCAATGGACCATCGGTGCCATTTCAAAAGTGAAAGTTGAATGGTCAGATGTTTTCCGCACAACCATTGGTATTGACTGGAGAACCGCTGAAATCGAACATTACCGTGAAGTACGTGACCTTCTGGGTGGTATGTATTTCATGGATAATTCTGATGAATTCAATCCTAACAGACAAGTAGTTCTGGGTGATAAGATCGCCTATAACTTCACCAATAATGTGAACTGGATTGGCGGTTTCCTGCAAGGCGAATACCATACTGAACTTATTACCGCTTACGCTACAGTTGGTTATTCCACTATTAAATACAAACACAGAAACCATTTCACGAAATCCAAAACCGATCCGACACAACAACTGGAAATAGAAGCCGATCCTATTGCAGGATACCAGGCTAAAGGTGGTATAAGCTATAAGGCTTCCAGCACAATTACGGTTTTCGGTAATGTTGGTTATGTTAGCAAGGTGCCGATCTTCGACGCTGTCATCAATGATAATACCCATGAATTGATCGATGACCCGACAAATGAAAAATTCATCTCCGGTGAAATCGGCATGAACTTCCGTTCAAACGATGAGAAATTCAATGCTAATGTCAACCTTTACCATACCAACTGGAACGACAGGGTTATCACCGACCCGTATTATAGTATTGATAATAACGAAGGTATATTTGTCATCAATGATCTGGACGCTATCCATCAGGGTATTGAGGCCGACCTGGCACTTCAGCCCAACAAGTATTTCAGGATTGATGGTGCTTTTTCGATCGGCAACTGGAAACAGACCAACGACCCCAAAGCTACTCTGAAAAGGTACGAAGAAAACCTTCCGGATACATCCTTTACCATTTATGTAAAGGATCTGAAAACCGGTGATGCTCCTCAGACTCAGTTTGCTTTGTCGGGAACCGTATTTCCTGCTAAAGGACTTTATATCACCCTTTCCATGAAACACTTCGCCGATATGTATGCCGACTGGAATGTTATCAACCGTACTGACCCCAATGACAGAACCCAAAGCTGGAAGACTCCGGCATACACGGTTTTTGACCTGCACGTTGGATACACATTGCCAACCGGTCCTAAATACAAAGTGCAGCTTTTTGCACACATCTTTAACCTGTTTAATACTATGTATATCCAGGATGCAGTGGATAACAGCCAGTACAATTCATATATGGGTGCTGATAACCGCAACACCCACAGTGCAGCTGCCGCTGAGGTATACCTCGGATTACCCAGGTGGTTCAACACAGGTATTCAGCTTTCTTTCTAATGCATAACTTATCCAAAAAAATCCCCGGCGCCGCCAGGCCCGGGGATTTTGCTTTATCTAATAGATCATGAAAAAACTGAGAATATTACCGGCAATATTTTTAATCCTGCTCCTGAGCAGCTGTAGTAATAAAAATCAAACACCTGAACCAAATTATGTTGTTGTAGTCTCACTCGACGGCTTCCGCTGGAATTACCATGAAAACGCCAATACGCCGGTTATGGATTCGATAGCGAATGCAGGCGTTAAAGCCAAATCTCTTATCCCTTCATTCCCTTCCAAAACGTTTCCCAACCACTATTCTCTTGCAACCGGACTATATCCCGACCATCATGGCATAGTCCAAAACAGCTTTTATGATCCCGACCTTGACAGGTATTATGAGATCCGCAACAGGGAAGCTGTATCCGACAGCACTTTCTATGGTGGTGAACCTATCTGGGTAAGTGCTGAAAAGCAAGGGGTAAAAACAGCTTCTTTCTATTGGGTCGGATCGGAAGCGCCTGTTGGAGGAAAACATCCCACTTACTGGAAAAAGTACAAACATAGTTTCCCATTTGAACAAAGGATAGACACGGTCATATCGTGGCTAAACCTACCTGAAGAAATAAGACCAAGACTGGTTTTGCTTTATTTCCATGAACCCGACCATGTGGGCCATGTTTTCGGTCCCGATTCCGATTCTGTCAGAGTGACCGTAGAATACCTCGACAGCCTGATGGGTGTTCTTAGCAAAAAAATCAATTCTCTCGAAATAGCCGGCAATATAAATCTGATCATCCTTTCAGATCATGGTATGGGCTGGGTTGATCCGGAAAAAACGGTCTTCCTGGCAGATCACATTGATACAAATTGGTTCGAAACAATTCAGGGATGGAATCCCAATTTCTGCTTTAAAGTAAAACCGGAATATTATGATACCGCCTTTAACTCCTTAAAAAGAACCCCTCATATACAAGTTTGGAAACACGGTGAAGTACCGGAAAAATTTCATTACGGAACCCATCCCAGAACACTTGATTTTATTGTGGTTGCCGATCCGGGTTGCTGTGTGATGCTAAAAGAAGGGTTTTATCAATCCCCCGGAGCCCATGGATATGATAACTTTCATAGAGATATGCACGCAATATTTATGGCATCCGGACCCGATTTCCGTAAAGGATACATAGGACCCAGCTTCTCAAACATCCACGTTTATCCTTTGCTTGCAACCATTTTAGGCCTAACCCCGGCCCCGGTGGATGGGAAGAAAGACAGCATAGTGAATCTGCTGGATCCGCAAAAATATAGCGCTGAATGAAAGGGTTTTAATTTGGGAAAACGTTGCAGGTTGCAGGTTACAAGTTACAAGTTCCAAGTTGCAAGTTGCAAGGAGTGAGAGGAAAGAGATTTGAGTGTGAAGCATGCAACCTGTAACCTGCAGCCTGCAACCTGTAACCTGAAGCCTGTAACCTGCTCCACATTAAAGCAGCGGTTAACGTCGATGCCCTTTAGTTCACTTTCTTTCTCGCTTCCTCCTTCACTTTTTCCGCTTCCTGCCGGGCTTTTTGCATGATCCCATCCGATTGTCTGCTTCCTTCGGCTATGATCTGAGCTGCCTTCTTATCCGCCTCCTTCACCAGTTCTCCGGCAGTTTTCTTAGCTGCCAGTTCAGCCAGGGGGCCTTGTTTCTTGGCCTCATCAATAAGTTTCTGCGACTGCTTTGCAGCCTCATCCTTCGCTTTTTGAGCTGCAGCCTGGGCAGCACTCTTCACGTTATCGGCCTGTCTCTGGGCTTCATCCAGGATCTGCTTTGCCTCTTTATCAGCATCATCCAGGATTTTTTGGGCTTCGGCTTTTGCCTGTTGTTCCAGTTCCTCTTTCTTTTTATCCAGTTCCTGCTGGATATTCTGCTTCATATCATCCACAATGCTTTTGCCGCTTTTTGACAGATCTGTGCTTACCTTCGGATCGGTCACCGTCCCCCCAATCAAGACATCAAGATTGATGGTTTCACCAAGACTGAAAGAAGTACCACTTTTATTGGCCTTATCTACCAATCCCTGAAGCACATCATTGGCCTGAGCTCCCAATACCGACCTGGGTATCTGAAGATTCATCACATAATCAATCGATTGGTCAAGTGAAGTCCAGCCGCTTACCGTTGCCTTTGCATCTTTCATCACCATATCAAATGGCTTTACATTGATCCGTCCGTCGGCCACCTCAAAAAACAATCGAATCGCATTCAGGTCGATTTTCCTGAATTTATCGGTTTTTAATACATCCGACAAGCGATTGAGCGTGTTGACATTTTCCAGCGTAAGTTTGGAAGTATTCAATAATCCCGATGCAGCAAGGGTTTTCCAATCGGGTGTCATATCCTGTTGCAGGATGGTATTCAGTTTCATCTCCGTTGAAAAATTTCCTGCTGTATGCGCTGCTATAGGAGCAAATTTTTCCATCATAGAAAAAGCGCCAAATGCAGTCCCTATATCGATGTTGCTTAGTTTCAAGGTCATATCAGCGTATGGCTTTTCCTCGTCCCTGGTATCATACAAACCTGCCAGGCTTACACTGCCTTCAAAAATCTTTCCTGAAAGATTATTTATCCTTATCTGTTCATCCCTGATAATTATCTGCCCATGAATGTCGGTCATGGAAAGACCATCGTAGATAAGTTTTGTGAAATGAGAATTCATCGTAAAATCAATATCTCCTGGAACACGGAATGCACTGATCCCTGTTGTATCCACTGTTTCCGTTGATACTGTGGTCTCTTCTGTAGCGGCCTCCATGAAATCATCTGCATTGAACATCCTGGATGTTGTTTCCAGATTTCCCTGCAACTGCCCCTTCCCGAAAACATACGAAAGATAGTTAACTACTTTTCCTGTAGCCCTCATATCGCTGGAGGCATATGAAAAGTCAAGGTTAACAAGATCAAGATAGGCCGGTGAAAAATTCAACTGAGCACCGGATACCAGGAAAGGATGAGTATATCCAGGCATCCTGTATTCTAATCCTTTTACAAGCAAAGATCCCATTGCGCGAAACTTTTCATATTCCTCTTTTTCTAATGTTGAAAGATGCCCTTCCATTGAAATGTTCATTTCAAGCAAACCTTTCATGGTTTCACCCTCCTCAAGCGGATATATTTTTTCAATATGCGACAGATCAATCTTTCCTGCCGCAGCAGCGTTAATAAATGGATCAGATACAGGGGTTTTTACCAATAACTTAATATCGAAAGGATTACCCATCATGCTGAAATGGAAATTGTCGATCTGTACTACAGTATTGTCTATATCCCCTCCCTTGTTTTCGACATTTGCAGAAATCCTGATATCTGCCAGCGTTCCCGGCAGGTCGGGATATCGGAACGAACCCTCATTTACCGCAAGATCAAGCCCGAAAGAAGGAAGTGTATTTTCATTATACACTCCTTTTACATAACCACTAAGCGTGAAATTACCCTGGGTTTGAATCTCGCTGAAATCCTTCATATATATGGCAGGGACCATGGATAAAATATTGGAAAAAGTGTTTTCGGGAGCATTGAATGTCAGCATAAGCTGTATATCTTCCCCCGACATAGCCACGCTTCCATCAAACTCCAGGATGAGTGCATTCAATATGATACGGTTCCGGCTGAATTTGTAAATTGAATTTTTTAGATCGGCGTCCAGGATGGCATTAAAATCAAGCCGCGTACGGTTCAGATATGGAATACCATCCTGTACCACGGTTATTCCATCGGCTGTAGTTCTGGTATCCAGGCTTGTTTGGTCTTGCGAAAAATTTCCTGATAGCATATGATTCAAATTGTCAACCTGCAGGTAAGTCTTTCCTGGAATATCATCATAATAAAAGTATGCGTTTTCCAGAGTGAATCTCCTGAGTGCAATTTTAAATCCGCTGCTTTCAGTTTTAGTCTGCTCCTCTAAAGCCGGAGCTTCTTCAGTGGCCTGAAATATATCCCAATTCGCCTGCCCTTCTTCAAGAACCTTTAATTTTACCACAGGATGAGCGACCCCTATGCTTTTAATCTCATAAGCCTCTCCCTTAAAAAGACTCATAAGATTTATGACCGCAGAGACTGATTTGACAGAAGCCAGTGTATCATCCTGAAAATCATCTACCCCGATGACTGTCAATTCATCGAGATGAAAAGACATATTGGGAAAATGGGGTATCAGGGAAACACCAAAATCTTTGAAATCAACTCTGGCCGTTATCTGTTTATTGATTTCCTGCTTCACCATTTCCATGATCTTCGATTTGAAAATCAATGGGATGACCGCAATGGCAATAATGAGAACAACAATTACAGATATAATAATTTTCAATATTACCCGTGACTTTTTCTTTTTCTGCTCCATTTGGAAATGTATTAAGGTTTATTATTAAACAAGTTAAGGATAGTCAAAGTTTAATCGCATGGTTGCGCAGCATATGGTCTGCAATTACCAGAGCCGTCATTGCTTCCACGACGGGTACGATCCTTGGGACCGCACAAACATCATGACGGCCGGATATCCGGATTTCCTCTTCCTGCCCCCATTTATTTAATGTTTTCTGGGCCATACCGATGGAGGATACGGGCTTGAATGCAATATTGAAGACAATATCATTCCCGTTGGTGATTCCACCCTGTATTCCTCCATCGTTATTGGACTTTGTTGATATCTTTCCCTGATTTAATACAAAGGCATCATTATATTCGGATCCGGTCATCCCGGCTGACTTCATCCCAGCGCCGAATTCAAATGCCCGGGCAGTAGGAATGCTTATCATTGCCCTGGCAAGATCGGCGCTTATTTTATCAAACACGGGTTCTCCGAGACCGGCAGGTATATCACTGACAACACATCGGATCATTCCTCCCAGAGTGTCACTTTTCTGAACCGAATTCTCAATCAGGCTCAGCATAGCCTGACTCGCCTCGTGAGAAGGACAATATACCGGTGAATTGTATACCGTTTCGGGAAGGAAATGTATCGGAAGCTCATCCACCTTCACCGATCCTATTTGTGTAACAAAGGCCAGGATATTTATTCCGTACCGTTCAAGCATCAGTCGTGCAATTTCCCCAGCTACCACTCTGGCCACCGTCTCCCTCCCGGAAGCCCTTCCACCACCCGAGGATTGAGGTCTTCCGTATTTGGAGTAGTACGTGTAATCAGCATGGGAAGGGCGAAATACGTTTTTAAGGTGATCATATTCAGAAGGATCGGCCATTTTGTTTTGTATCATGTACGCAATAGGACCACCCGTGCTGATCCCGCCATCAATGCCAGACAGCCAGTTAATTGAATCTTCTTCCTTTCGCGTTGTTGTCCCGGGAATATCAGGATTGTTCCTTCTTCGTAAACCTTCCCGGATTAGAGATTCATTTATTGCAATACCTGCAGGAAATCCATCCAATACACCCCCAACGGCAGTTCCGTGAGATTCTCCAAATGTTGTCAAACGAAGCATCAAACCAAAATAATTCCCAGGCATAAAAGAATAATTAATGTATTTTCAATCTGAACACCAATGAATGATCCATTGAAAACCATATGTATAGCATACAATATTATTACAAGAATACTTTGCTACATGTGGATTCCATCATACCATTAATGCATGATTATGGCATGATGAAATTAGCAATAATACCCGGGATTGTCAAATAAAAACCAGGAAAGAATTATTCACAAACAAAAAAAATGAGACAGAGTATCAATCACGAAGCATCTTCATCTTGGCTTCCATGAGAGCAAGCTCTTCTTTGGCCTTCTGAATCTTCTTTTCAAACTCTTCTTTCAGGATATTAGCCTTTTTTGAATTGGCCAGAAAACCAATATTGTTTTCCCAGAGCATGATTTCTTCCCTTAGCTGGCTAATCCTGGACGACAAGGTTGTCTTTTCCCGTTTTATCATCCTGTTGCCTTCGGGAGCTTCTTTCATGTTTTCAAAACGGTTGCGATAGTCGGATACATCAAGTTCCATCGCACTGATCTTAAGCTTTTCGAGCTGTTCATTCACAACTTCCCTGAAATGACGGTTGACCCTCTCCTTGTCTTTGATCGGAACAAAACCGATTTCCATGAATTGACGCTGAAAATCCTTGATTACTTCAAGGTTCGCCGATTTATCATCTCCATAAGCATGGGTTTTGA
Coding sequences within it:
- the aroC gene encoding chorismate synthase — protein: MPGNYFGLMLRLTTFGESHGTAVGGVLDGFPAGIAINESLIREGLRRRNNPDIPGTTTRKEEDSINWLSGIDGGISTGGPIAYMIQNKMADPSEYDHLKNVFRPSHADYTYYSKYGRPQSSGGGRASGRETVARVVAGEIARLMLERYGINILAFVTQIGSVKVDELPIHFLPETVYNSPVYCPSHEASQAMLSLIENSVQKSDTLGGMIRCVVSDIPAGLGEPVFDKISADLARAMISIPTARAFEFGAGMKSAGMTGSEYNDAFVLNQGKISTKSNNDGGIQGGITNGNDIVFNIAFKPVSSIGMAQKTLNKWGQEEEIRISGRHDVCAVPRIVPVVEAMTALVIADHMLRNHAIKL
- a CDS encoding ectonucleotide pyrophosphatase/phosphodiesterase, whose product is MKKLRILPAIFLILLLSSCSNKNQTPEPNYVVVVSLDGFRWNYHENANTPVMDSIANAGVKAKSLIPSFPSKTFPNHYSLATGLYPDHHGIVQNSFYDPDLDRYYEIRNREAVSDSTFYGGEPIWVSAEKQGVKTASFYWVGSEAPVGGKHPTYWKKYKHSFPFEQRIDTVISWLNLPEEIRPRLVLLYFHEPDHVGHVFGPDSDSVRVTVEYLDSLMGVLSKKINSLEIAGNINLIILSDHGMGWVDPEKTVFLADHIDTNWFETIQGWNPNFCFKVKPEYYDTAFNSLKRTPHIQVWKHGEVPEKFHYGTHPRTLDFIVVADPGCCVMLKEGFYQSPGAHGYDNFHRDMHAIFMASGPDFRKGYIGPSFSNIHVYPLLATILGLTPAPVDGKKDSIVNLLDPQKYSAE
- a CDS encoding TonB-dependent receptor, whose amino-acid sequence is MKRSNYLLLLCFSALFLAVNITYGQGTLKGKVKDASNNVPLYGASVMVEGTAIGMATDEDGVFMLTLDAGVKKVVISYVGYEKITMDVTIQNGQVTDAGTIRLEPMAIGMAGILIVSDRARDRETPVAMSNIEKKEIVDRLGSRDIPLILNTTPSVYATAQGGGAGDARINVRGFNQRNVAIMINGVPVNDMENGWVYWSNWDGISDATSSIQVQRGLSAVNLATPSIGGTMNVITSPSEMKGGASGRFEVGSGNFMKTTISANTGLIGGKFAMSASVVRKVGNGIIDGTWTDAWAYYLGASYNINKNHRLEVYAMGAPQKHGQNIYKQNIATYSHDYAKSVPGYDTMAFTKFKEQSWRYNQNWGPVISTYNGKQAYNGKTDHDRYSPTILNERENYYHKPLANLNWYAQWNKKVSQFTTVYYSGGKGGGSGTAGSLFRRDADGVLGGKDYKYYYGPSPWSWDFTETVLANQSNEDTIWIDKKAIVRKQGQSVGILRNSVNNQWTIGAISKVKVEWSDVFRTTIGIDWRTAEIEHYREVRDLLGGMYFMDNSDEFNPNRQVVLGDKIAYNFTNNVNWIGGFLQGEYHTELITAYATVGYSTIKYKHRNHFTKSKTDPTQQLEIEADPIAGYQAKGGISYKASSTITVFGNVGYVSKVPIFDAVINDNTHELIDDPTNEKFISGEIGMNFRSNDEKFNANVNLYHTNWNDRVITDPYYSIDNNEGIFVINDLDAIHQGIEADLALQPNKYFRIDGAFSIGNWKQTNDPKATLKRYEENLPDTSFTIYVKDLKTGDAPQTQFALSGTVFPAKGLYITLSMKHFADMYADWNVINRTDPNDRTQSWKTPAYTVFDLHVGYTLPTGPKYKVQLFAHIFNLFNTMYIQDAVDNSQYNSYMGADNRNTHSAAAAEVYLGLPRWFNTGIQLSF